A genomic segment from Bradyrhizobium sp. CB1015 encodes:
- a CDS encoding tripartite tricarboxylate transporter TctB family protein: protein MADTMGHSATATRNTRLALGFCLLAIAPQIFELIWSIGTIFGWGTGRGPAAVVTSHATALLAGAPSAIFGSFGGGAKMSSEVLLALIYSYPLFAVAILTLFMTIRSAQDYVGGVVLMAVALFALWASSDLQGMRGFSFGAGTAPRMFGGLLVALSAGVALTGLITEGPALAHYSWRGPLFVMAAILFFALAIRPLGLVVAAFASFMIAATGSHETRWLEAAIVGACLTLGCAILFPYVLGLPMPMYPRFLVQ from the coding sequence ATGGCCGACACGATGGGCCACTCAGCGACAGCCACCCGAAACACCCGGTTGGCGCTCGGCTTTTGTCTGCTGGCGATTGCGCCGCAGATTTTCGAATTGATCTGGTCGATCGGGACGATCTTCGGCTGGGGGACCGGCCGCGGTCCGGCGGCGGTCGTCACCAGCCACGCGACGGCGCTGCTGGCCGGCGCGCCCAGCGCCATATTCGGATCGTTTGGCGGCGGCGCCAAGATGTCGTCCGAGGTGCTGCTGGCGCTGATCTATTCCTATCCGCTGTTTGCGGTGGCCATCCTCACGCTGTTCATGACCATTCGTTCGGCGCAAGATTATGTCGGCGGCGTCGTTCTGATGGCAGTCGCCCTGTTCGCGCTATGGGCGTCGAGTGATTTGCAGGGCATGCGTGGCTTCTCCTTCGGTGCGGGCACTGCGCCACGTATGTTCGGCGGGCTGCTGGTTGCCCTGTCTGCCGGCGTCGCGTTGACCGGCCTGATCACGGAGGGACCGGCGCTTGCCCATTATTCCTGGCGCGGGCCGCTGTTCGTGATGGCGGCGATCCTGTTCTTCGCGCTGGCGATCCGGCCGCTCGGCCTCGTGGTCGCGGCTTTTGCCAGCTTCATGATCGCGGCGACGGGCTCGCACGAGACGCGCTGGCTGGAAGCGGCCATCGTCGGCGCCTGCCTGACGCTCGGCTGTGCGATCCTGTTCCCGTACGTGCTCGGGCTGCCGATGCCGATGTATCCGCGTTTCCTGGTCCAGTGA
- a CDS encoding SspB family protein, which produces MATDHIRYDVLARDALRGVLRKVLTDAAAHGLPGEHHFFITFVSKAEGVKLSPRLLAQYPEEMTIILQHQFWDLTVLEDRFEVGLSFGGIPERLVVPFSAIKSFLDPSVKFGLQFDTSDVAEVAPDNLPAAPAPSAVSVPAPAAEKAEAADEPNPPSQGGAEVVRLDRFRKK; this is translated from the coding sequence ATGGCGACCGATCATATCCGATACGATGTGCTGGCCCGCGACGCGCTGCGCGGCGTGCTGCGGAAGGTGCTGACCGATGCCGCGGCCCATGGCCTGCCGGGCGAACACCATTTCTTCATCACCTTCGTGTCGAAGGCCGAGGGCGTGAAGCTGTCGCCGCGGCTGCTCGCGCAATATCCGGAGGAGATGACGATCATCCTCCAGCACCAGTTCTGGGACCTGACCGTGCTCGAGGACCGCTTCGAGGTCGGCCTGTCCTTTGGCGGCATTCCGGAGCGGCTGGTGGTGCCGTTCAGTGCCATCAAGAGCTTCCTCGATCCGTCCGTGAAGTTCGGCCTCCAGTTCGACACCTCCGACGTCGCCGAGGTCGCGCCGGACAATCTGCCGGCAGCGCCCGCGCCATCGGCCGTTTCGGTCCCGGCACCTGCCGCGGAGAAGGCGGAAGCTGCCGACGAGCCGAACCCGCCGAGCCAGGGCGGTGCCGAGGTCGTGCGGCTCGATCGTTTCCGCAAGAAATGA
- a CDS encoding ribbon-helix-helix domain-containing protein, whose protein sequence is MKSPVVKRSIVVAGHKTSVSLEEAFWNGMKEISGLRNMTLSELVGEIDNNRQQGNLSSAIRLFVLDYFKSRAMAAQPDKVPAQ, encoded by the coding sequence ATGAAGTCGCCGGTCGTGAAACGGTCGATCGTCGTCGCCGGCCACAAGACCAGCGTCAGCCTGGAAGAGGCGTTCTGGAACGGCATGAAAGAGATCTCCGGCCTGCGCAACATGACGTTGTCCGAGCTGGTCGGCGAGATCGACAACAACCGCCAGCAGGGCAATCTGTCGTCGGCGATCCGTCTGTTCGTCCTGGACTACTTCAAGAGCCGCGCCATGGCCGCCCAGCCGGACAAGGTCCCGGCCCAGTAG
- a CDS encoding DUF4169 family protein has translation MGNVINLNRFRKRVAREASAKQADANRAKFGRTKAERSSEAKQADQAKEHLDQHRIDREEQP, from the coding sequence ATGGGGAACGTCATCAACCTGAATCGTTTCAGGAAGCGCGTCGCGCGGGAAGCCTCGGCGAAGCAGGCGGACGCCAACCGGGCGAAATTCGGGCGCACGAAGGCGGAACGGTCGTCCGAGGCGAAGCAGGCGGACCAGGCCAAGGAGCATCTGGACCAGCACCGGATCGATCGCGAGGAGCAGCCATGA
- the fumC gene encoding class II fumarate hydratase: protein MDVLMAKASRSKTARPATRTETDSFGPIEVPADRYWGAQTERSRQNFRIGTDRMPISLVHALGMVKLAAAQSNLELGLLDQRRANAIVRAAREVIEGKLDDHFPLVVWQTGSGTQSNMNLNEVIANRANELLGGELGAKKPVHPNDHVNMSQSSNDSFPTAMHIAAASRINADLVPALAELLRALRRKEKEFSKIVKIGRTHTQDATPLTLGQEFSGYAAQVESGIARLKIAVKDLYPLAQGGTAVGTGLNSKPRFAKLFAKHVAGITKLPFTSAANKFEALASNDAYVLAHGAINSVATGLFKIANDIRLLGSGPRSGLGELILPENEPGSSIMPGKVNPTQCEAMTMVCCQVFGNHTAITVAGSQGHFELNVYKPVLAYNMLHSIRLMADAARSFTEHCVSGIRADEKRIRELMQRSLMLVTALAPKIGYDNAAKVAKTAHTNGTTLKEEALRLGFVSADEFDRLVRPEKMTNPG, encoded by the coding sequence ATGGATGTGCTCATGGCCAAAGCTTCCCGCTCGAAGACCGCCCGCCCCGCGACCCGCACCGAGACCGATAGTTTCGGTCCCATCGAGGTGCCCGCCGACCGCTATTGGGGGGCGCAGACCGAGCGCTCGCGCCAGAACTTTCGCATCGGTACCGACCGCATGCCGATCTCGCTCGTGCATGCACTCGGCATGGTCAAGCTCGCCGCCGCGCAGTCCAATCTCGAGCTCGGACTGCTCGACCAGCGCCGCGCCAATGCCATCGTCCGCGCCGCGCGCGAGGTGATCGAGGGCAAGCTGGACGATCATTTCCCGCTTGTGGTGTGGCAGACCGGCTCGGGCACGCAGAGCAACATGAACCTCAACGAGGTGATTGCCAACCGCGCCAACGAGCTGCTCGGCGGCGAGCTCGGCGCCAAGAAGCCGGTGCATCCCAACGATCACGTCAACATGAGCCAGTCTTCGAACGACTCCTTCCCGACCGCGATGCACATCGCGGCGGCAAGCCGCATCAACGCCGATCTCGTCCCTGCCCTCGCCGAGTTGCTGCGCGCGCTGCGCAGGAAGGAGAAGGAGTTTTCGAAGATCGTGAAGATCGGCCGCACCCATACCCAGGATGCTACGCCGCTGACGCTCGGTCAGGAATTCTCCGGCTATGCCGCGCAGGTCGAAAGTGGCATCGCTCGGCTCAAGATCGCGGTGAAGGACCTCTATCCGCTGGCGCAGGGCGGCACCGCCGTCGGCACCGGCCTGAACTCGAAGCCGCGCTTTGCAAAGCTGTTTGCCAAGCATGTCGCCGGGATCACTAAGCTGCCCTTCACCAGCGCCGCCAACAAATTCGAGGCGCTGGCCTCGAACGATGCCTATGTGCTGGCGCACGGCGCCATCAATTCTGTCGCGACCGGCCTGTTCAAGATCGCCAACGACATCCGCCTGCTCGGCTCCGGTCCGCGCTCGGGCCTCGGCGAATTGATCCTGCCGGAGAACGAGCCCGGCTCCTCGATCATGCCGGGCAAGGTCAACCCGACCCAGTGCGAGGCGATGACCATGGTGTGCTGCCAGGTGTTCGGCAATCACACCGCGATCACGGTCGCCGGCAGCCAGGGCCATTTCGAGCTCAACGTCTACAAGCCGGTGCTGGCCTACAACATGCTGCACTCGATTCGCCTGATGGCGGATGCCGCGCGCTCCTTCACCGAGCATTGCGTCAGCGGCATCCGCGCCGACGAGAAGCGCATCAGGGAGTTGATGCAGCGCTCGCTGATGCTGGTGACGGCGCTGGCCCCGAAGATCGGCTACGACAACGCCGCCAAGGTGGCCAAGACGGCGCATACCAACGGCACCACACTGAAGGAGGAGGCGCTGCGGCTCGGCTTCGTCTCGGCCGACGAGTTCGACCGCCTGGTACGCCCCGAGAAGATGACCAACCCGGGATAA
- a CDS encoding FeoA family protein — MTDTINTRSHMPLGLAQRGYTGVIQHLAAKQAGSALSDIELESRLIELGFVEGARVEILHEGLVGRDPIAVRVDSITIAVRRREAMAIIVA; from the coding sequence ATGACCGACACCATTAATACGCGTTCGCACATGCCGCTGGGTCTGGCCCAGCGCGGCTATACCGGCGTCATCCAGCACCTCGCCGCCAAGCAGGCGGGCTCGGCGCTTTCGGACATCGAGCTCGAGAGCCGCCTGATCGAGCTCGGCTTCGTCGAGGGCGCCCGGGTCGAGATCTTGCATGAGGGGCTGGTCGGGCGCGATCCGATCGCGGTACGGGTCGACAGCATCACGATCGCGGTCCGCCGTCGCGAAGCCATGGCCATTATCGTCGCCTGA